In Buchnera aphidicola (Schlechtendalia peitan), one genomic interval encodes:
- the recD gene encoding exodeoxyribonuclease V subunit alpha, whose protein sequence is MNIVSLLKQAIDKKLINLLDFLFALTIAKNQSPKIILLSVCMHYFISIGNTCLPILCLKNKTVFDEKDNKKFIAKIWKITNLSKHLKSELLTNKIISNGSHPTPFIILNQKIYFYKTWLAERKIFKFISQPNKFKKNLIYIKKNIATLLHENTEDLQKIAIILSIINRITFIMGGPGTGKTTIASKILIATALTFRKKIKIQLTAPTGKASHHLTNSIKKSMLKLSHLYKKKHICIKPAITLHRLLNINTAKNKHFVNTKLPLDIDLLIIDESSMIDIFIMEELIKNISKHTKIIFLGDHNQLPSIKCGHILKDVYSYYKSGYSKKTIELINQFDIFNLKEIKHYKFSNINDKICILKKNYRCDIKSNISKISIQIKKNTFNNFKKLFLNNYHDINFFSLKTIKDYKIMISNLTKNYINYWKNLKEIQTPLNAISYFNNFRLMCVLKSGPFGVKGINAALEYEMKKLGLININIIDGKSIYFGQPILILKNSYTIKLFNGDIGVIMYDKNKNLKAFFYNYKKLIRSIPINLLPEFQTNWITTVHKSQGSEFNHSTLILPNSYSSILTKELIYTAITRSQDKLTIYSDKNIFIKSIKNETRRHSGLSIDDCSY, encoded by the coding sequence ATGAATATTGTCTCTTTATTAAAACAAGCTATCGATAAGAAATTGATTAATTTATTAGACTTTTTATTTGCTCTTACAATTGCAAAGAATCAATCACCAAAAATTATATTATTATCTGTCTGCATGCATTATTTTATTAGTATCGGAAATACTTGTCTTCCAATTCTATGCTTAAAAAATAAAACTGTATTTGATGAAAAAGATAACAAAAAATTCATAGCAAAAATATGGAAAATAACCAATCTATCAAAACACTTAAAATCAGAACTATTAACTAATAAAATTATTAGTAATGGATCTCATCCTACTCCTTTTATTATTTTAAATCAAAAAATATATTTCTATAAAACATGGCTTGCAGAAAGAAAAATTTTCAAATTTATATCACAACCAAATAAATTTAAAAAAAATTTAATTTATATTAAAAAAAACATAGCTACCTTACTGCATGAAAATACAGAAGATTTACAAAAAATTGCAATTATTCTGTCAATTATCAATAGAATAACATTTATCATGGGGGGGCCGGGCACAGGGAAAACTACAATAGCATCAAAAATATTAATAGCTACAGCGCTTACATTTAGAAAAAAAATAAAAATTCAATTAACAGCACCAACTGGAAAAGCTTCGCATCATTTAACTAATTCTATTAAAAAATCTATGCTAAAGCTATCTCATTTATATAAAAAAAAACATATATGCATAAAACCAGCAATTACCTTACATCGTTTATTAAATATTAACACTGCAAAAAACAAGCATTTCGTAAATACTAAATTACCTCTAGATATAGATTTGTTAATAATAGACGAATCGTCTATGATTGATATCTTTATAATGGAAGAACTAATTAAAAACATATCAAAACATACTAAAATTATATTTCTAGGTGATCATAATCAATTACCTTCAATAAAATGCGGACATATTTTAAAAGATGTATATAGCTACTATAAATCAGGATATAGTAAAAAAACAATAGAATTAATTAACCAATTCGATATTTTTAATTTAAAAGAAATTAAACATTATAAATTTTCTAATATAAATGATAAAATATGTATTTTAAAAAAAAATTATCGCTGTGATATTAAATCTAACATTTCTAAAATATCGATTCAAATTAAGAAAAATACATTTAATAATTTTAAAAAATTATTTCTAAATAATTATCATGACATTAATTTTTTTTCTTTAAAGACTATTAAAGATTACAAAATAATGATTTCTAATTTAACTAAAAATTATATAAATTATTGGAAAAATTTGAAAGAAATCCAAACTCCTTTAAACGCAATCTCATACTTTAATAATTTCAGATTAATGTGTGTATTAAAAAGTGGTCCATTTGGAGTTAAAGGGATAAATGCAGCATTAGAATATGAAATGAAAAAATTAGGGCTAATAAATATAAATATCATTGATGGAAAATCAATATATTTTGGACAACCTATATTAATTTTAAAGAATAGCTATACAATAAAATTATTTAACGGGGATATAGGAGTAATTATGTATGATAAAAACAAAAATCTTAAAGCATTTTTTTATAATTACAAAAAATTGATAAGATCTATACCAATCAATTTATTGCCAGAATTTCAAACTAATTGGATCACAACAGTACACAAATCTCAAGGATCTGAATTTAATCACTCAACTCTAATATTACCTAATTCTTATTCTAGTATTCTAACTAAGGAACTAATTTATACTGCTATTACACGATCACAGGATAAACTCACTATATACAGTGACAAAAATATATTTATAAAATCTATAAAAAATGAAACGAGAAGGCATAGCGGTTTATCGATAGATGATTGTTCATATTAA
- the mltA gene encoding murein transglycosylase A, giving the protein MKTKIIIILTLTILSLCSFKSNYSIDNYSVSIKKSNKRVLTKNLNIDITQTVSNAKDVLIQLEKIKTFSPKLYIKNIKLYKSIKNWLKSNGDITKLESFGIHLYKFKKLNNYGNIKITSYYTPIIHARKTPSKKFCYPIYRIPEYLKKIKRLPNRKDIYNGILQKKYILAYSNSLIDNFIMDVQGSGIINYGSNQPLVLFKYSGENGWPYTSIGKILVDKGDIKKEDMSIKTIINWCKKHTQIEIKKLLENNNSFVFFKPTKNILICGSSSVPLVARTSIATDQKIIKLGDVILAKIPILNKFGKFYNLYETRLLIALDVGGSIKGQKLDLYQGIGNHAGITAGFYNHYGYVWNLQ; this is encoded by the coding sequence ATGAAAACTAAAATTATTATAATATTAACGTTAACAATATTGAGTTTATGCTCATTTAAAAGCAATTATTCTATAGATAACTATTCTGTATCTATTAAAAAATCAAACAAAAGAGTACTCACTAAAAACCTTAATATTGATATTACTCAAACAGTTTCTAACGCAAAAGATGTACTGATACAACTAGAAAAAATTAAAACATTTTCTCCTAAATTATATATAAAAAATATAAAACTTTATAAATCTATTAAAAATTGGTTAAAATCTAACGGAGATATTACAAAATTGGAATCATTTGGAATACATCTATATAAATTTAAAAAATTAAATAATTATGGTAACATAAAAATTACAAGTTATTATACACCAATTATACATGCTAGAAAAACACCAAGTAAAAAATTTTGTTATCCTATTTATAGAATACCTGAATATTTAAAAAAAATTAAACGTTTACCAAATAGAAAAGATATTTATAATGGAATATTACAAAAAAAATATATCTTAGCATATAGCAACTCACTTATAGACAATTTTATAATGGATGTTCAAGGTAGTGGAATTATTAATTATGGTTCCAACCAACCCTTAGTTTTATTCAAATATTCAGGAGAAAATGGTTGGCCTTACACAAGTATTGGAAAAATTCTAGTTGATAAAGGAGATATTAAAAAAGAAGACATGTCTATAAAAACTATAATAAATTGGTGTAAAAAACACACGCAAATAGAAATCAAGAAATTATTGGAAAATAATAATTCATTTGTATTTTTTAAACCAACAAAAAATATATTAATCTGTGGTTCTAGTTCTGTTCCTTTAGTTGCTAGGACTTCTATAGCAACAGATCAAAAAATAATAAAATTAGGTGATGTTATTCTTGCTAAAATCCCAATTTTAAATAAATTTGGAAAATTTTATAACTTATATGAAACAAGACTTTTAATAGCATTAGACGTGGGTGGATCAATTAAAGGGCAAAAGCTAGATCTTTATCAAGGAATAGGAAATCATGCCGGAATTACGGCAGGATTCTATAATCATTATGGATATGTATGGAATTTACAATAG
- the ribE gene encoding 6,7-dimethyl-8-ribityllumazine synthase, whose amino-acid sequence MKTIENSVLAQTEKIAIIISKFNYFINQNLLNGALDTLQRIGQVQSKNITIIHVPGTFEIPIIADIIAKKKKYSAIIALGTIIKGKTAHFSLLSQEVSTKISTISIKYTIPISFGIIVANNIQQAIERSGTKMGNKGSESALATLEMINIINMIQKN is encoded by the coding sequence ATGAAAACAATTGAAAACTCGGTGTTAGCACAAACTGAAAAAATTGCTATAATAATTAGCAAATTTAATTACTTTATTAATCAAAATTTATTAAATGGAGCATTAGATACTCTTCAGAGAATTGGACAAGTACAATCTAAAAATATAACTATCATTCATGTTCCAGGAACTTTTGAAATACCAATCATTGCAGATATTATAGCTAAAAAAAAAAAATATAGTGCTATAATAGCATTAGGTACAATTATTAAAGGAAAAACTGCTCATTTTTCCCTTTTATCACAAGAAGTTAGTACAAAAATTTCTACTATTAGTATTAAATACACAATTCCAATTTCCTTCGGAATTATTGTAGCTAATAATATTCAACAAGCTATCGAACGTTCAGGAACAAAAATGGGAAATAAAGGTTCAGAATCAGCTCTAGCAACATTGGAAATGATTAATATTATTAATATGATTCAAAAAAACTAA
- the thiL gene encoding thiamine-phosphate kinase, translating to MNLNEFEIIKNYFSKTLIKHDTNIIQDIGDDCALIKIPKNSVLAVSTDTLVEGIHFFKNIHPTDLGYKVIAVNLSDLAAMGSQPKWITLSITLPKININWIKHFSKSLFNTLNLYDMKLIGGNTTRGPLSITISIYGIIPKNKALLRKGAKIGDLIYVTGTLGDSAAGLSLLKNKPKNMKQDFYYLIKKHLHPIPRIIHGQLLRNIASSAIDISDGLLTDLKKILQLSECGANINLNKLPISNILKTNFSQKKWLNFAVNSGEDYELCFTIPKKNISILKNTINHLKVPYNCIGEIIHSKNGYNIFHYGKRINNSYKGYDHFLKTNE from the coding sequence ATGAATTTAAACGAATTTGAAATAATAAAAAATTATTTTAGCAAAACATTAATAAAACACGATACAAATATTATTCAAGATATTGGTGATGATTGCGCACTTATAAAAATACCAAAAAATTCTGTTCTTGCAGTTAGTACTGATACATTGGTAGAAGGAATTCATTTTTTTAAAAATATTCATCCTACTGATTTAGGATATAAAGTTATTGCAGTAAATCTAAGTGATCTTGCAGCTATGGGTTCACAACCCAAATGGATTACACTATCAATAACTCTGCCAAAAATTAATATTAATTGGATAAAACATTTTAGCAAAAGCTTGTTTAATACATTGAACTTATATGATATGAAATTAATTGGGGGCAATACTACTAGAGGTCCATTAAGTATAACAATCAGTATTTATGGAATTATTCCAAAAAACAAAGCACTCCTTAGAAAAGGCGCAAAAATAGGAGACTTAATATACGTTACCGGAACTTTAGGAGATAGTGCAGCAGGATTGTCTTTACTTAAGAATAAACCAAAAAATATGAAGCAAGATTTCTATTATCTTATTAAAAAACATTTACATCCTATTCCAAGAATTATACATGGACAGTTATTAAGAAATATTGCTAGTTCTGCTATTGATATATCAGATGGTTTGTTAACTGATTTAAAAAAAATTTTACAACTGAGTGAGTGTGGAGCAAATATTAACTTGAACAAATTACCTATTTCTAACATCTTAAAAACAAATTTTTCACAAAAAAAATGGTTAAATTTCGCTGTAAACTCTGGAGAAGATTACGAACTATGCTTTACTATACCAAAAAAAAATATATCAATTTTAAAAAATACTATTAATCATCTTAAAGTACCATATAATTGTATCGGAGAAATTATCCATTCTAAAAATGGATATAACATATTTCATTACGGAAAACGCATAAATAATTCATATAAAGGATATGATCATTTCTTAAAAACTAATGAATAA
- the ribD gene encoding bifunctional diaminohydroxyphosphoribosylaminopyrimidine deaminase/5-amino-6-(5-phosphoribosylamino)uracil reductase RibD, with protein MNDIFYMKKAIKVAKKGIFTTSPNPNVGCIIVKHNVIIGIGWHKKTGGAHAEIHALRQAGKKSKGATAYVTLEPCSHFGKTPPCCIALIQSGISRVVISVLDPNPKISGKGVEWLKKEGISVKVGVISEESENINKGFFQRMRIGIPWIQLKLASSIDGRTALSNGLSKWITSKQSRKDVQIYRKKSDAIISSSSSIIIDDSLLTVRNVTKKRNITKCLNNFKKIKQPLRVIIDSKNRITPLHQCIKEPGKILLIRLKNDNNTWPNNVEQIILNNTESNINLIDLLKFLGNLQLNTILIESGATLSGAFLKLNIVNELIIYLAPKLLGHFAKPLFILENYQKLSLVPYFNFKSIDKIGKDIKLTLVKC; from the coding sequence ATGAACGATATTTTCTACATGAAAAAAGCAATAAAAGTAGCAAAAAAAGGAATATTTACTACATCACCAAATCCAAATGTTGGATGTATAATAGTTAAACATAACGTTATTATTGGAATAGGATGGCATAAAAAAACTGGGGGGGCACATGCAGAAATACATGCTTTGAGACAAGCAGGAAAAAAGTCAAAAGGAGCTACAGCATATGTTACTCTAGAACCATGTAGTCACTTTGGAAAAACCCCTCCTTGTTGTATTGCACTAATTCAATCAGGAATCTCTAGAGTGGTAATATCAGTGTTAGATCCTAACCCAAAAATTTCTGGAAAGGGGGTAGAATGGCTTAAAAAAGAAGGAATATCAGTAAAAGTTGGGGTTATTTCCGAAGAATCTGAAAACATAAACAAAGGATTTTTCCAAAGAATGCGAATAGGAATACCTTGGATACAGTTAAAATTAGCTAGTTCAATCGATGGGAGAACTGCTTTAAGCAATGGATTAAGTAAATGGATTACTTCAAAACAATCTCGTAAAGATGTCCAAATATATCGAAAAAAATCTGATGCTATAATTAGCAGCAGTAGTTCAATCATTATTGATGATTCATTATTAACTGTTAGAAATGTTACAAAAAAAAGAAATATTACAAAATGTTTAAATAACTTTAAAAAAATTAAGCAACCATTGCGTGTTATTATAGATAGTAAAAACCGAATAACACCATTACACCAATGTATAAAAGAACCTGGGAAAATATTATTAATAAGATTAAAAAATGACAATAATACTTGGCCTAACAACGTTGAACAAATAATACTAAACAATACAGAATCAAATATCAATTTAATCGACCTTTTAAAATTTTTAGGAAACCTACAACTCAATACAATTTTAATTGAATCAGGAGCAACACTATCAGGTGCGTTTCTAAAATTAAACATAGTTAATGAATTAATAATTTATCTAGCTCCAAAACTATTAGGACATTTTGCAAAACCACTATTTATATTAGAAAACTATCAAAAATTATCATTAGTTCCTTACTTTAATTTTAAAAGTATTGATAAAATAGGAAAAGATATAAAATTAACTTTAGTTAAATGTTAA
- the nusB gene encoding transcription antitermination factor NusB — MKPTARRKARECAVQALYSWQISNNNINEIEQQFYEKKNINNIDKIYFHELIIEITNNQKHLDLLMTPYLSRSVNALGQIEKAILRISFYELEKRHDIPYKVTINEGIELAKLFGAEESHKFINGVLDKAALKIRDYNV, encoded by the coding sequence ATGAAACCTACAGCTAGAAGAAAAGCACGAGAATGCGCAGTTCAGGCACTTTACTCATGGCAAATATCTAACAATAATATTAATGAAATAGAACAACAGTTTTATGAAAAAAAAAATATCAATAATATTGATAAAATTTATTTTCATGAATTAATCATAGAAATTACAAATAATCAAAAACATCTAGATTTATTGATGACACCCTATCTATCACGATCAGTTAATGCATTAGGGCAAATAGAAAAAGCTATTCTTAGAATTTCATTTTATGAACTAGAAAAAAGACATGATATTCCTTACAAAGTAACCATTAATGAAGGAATAGAATTAGCAAAACTATTTGGAGCAGAGGAAAGTCACAAATTTATTAATGGAGTTTTAGATAAAGCTGCATTAAAAATTAGAGATTATAATGTATAA
- the dxs gene encoding 1-deoxy-D-xylulose-5-phosphate synthase has translation MSINYKKYPVLHLARSVNKLRLLPLEKLPRLCCELRQYLLDVISRSGGHLSSSLGVIEVTVALHYVLNTPFDNLIWDVGHQTYPHKILTGRYKSINNIRDKNRIRPFPCRIESEYDALGGGHAATSVSAGVGMAIASHKEKKGRKTVCVIGDGAITSGMAFEAFNHAGYKKIQLLVILNHNDMSISKNVGALSLLLSKIPLNIDLIKKYKEKNNFCIKSDFFNKDEKYQQEYLKDFQSSSTFLNDFGFQYFGPLDGHDIFLLIDVIGRLNSQKYTNLLHIITKKGKGYLPSELNPIKWHAVSNFDIKTGKLFKNKSNIPTYSEIFGNWLCTMAKMDKKLIGITPAMTEGSGMLNFSKFFPEQYFDVAISEQHAVTFSAGLAISGYKPVLAIYSTFLQRAYDQVIHDVALQKLPVLFAIDRGGIVGQDGETHQGVFDLTYLRCIPNVIIMTPSDENECLQMLYTGYCYRHGPSVVRYPRGSGIGTSLKSMKSIPIGKGILKRLGKKIAVLNFGSLCIFAEQVAKKMDLTLVDMRFVKPLDIELILSLTKHHNFFVTIEEGMISGGAGSSINELFMNKKITIPILNIGIPDVFVPHGNQSEIRREYKLDADGILEKILLWLDT, from the coding sequence ATGAGCATTAATTATAAGAAATATCCGGTATTGCATTTAGCACGTTCAGTAAATAAATTACGATTGTTACCTTTGGAAAAATTACCGAGATTATGTTGTGAATTACGTCAGTATTTACTGGATGTTATCAGCCGTTCCGGCGGGCATTTATCCTCTAGTTTGGGAGTGATTGAAGTAACAGTAGCTTTACATTATGTTCTTAATACTCCTTTTGATAATTTAATTTGGGATGTAGGTCATCAAACGTATCCGCATAAAATTTTAACTGGAAGGTATAAAAGTATTAACAATATTCGGGATAAAAATAGGATACGCCCGTTTCCTTGTAGAATAGAAAGTGAATATGATGCTTTAGGTGGAGGTCATGCTGCTACTTCAGTTAGTGCTGGGGTGGGTATGGCTATTGCTTCACATAAAGAAAAAAAAGGTAGAAAAACTGTATGTGTAATTGGAGATGGCGCGATAACTTCTGGAATGGCATTCGAAGCTTTTAATCATGCTGGATATAAAAAAATTCAATTATTAGTTATATTAAATCATAATGATATGTCTATTTCTAAAAATGTTGGTGCCTTAAGTTTATTGTTGTCTAAAATTCCTCTCAATATTGATTTGATAAAAAAATACAAAGAAAAGAATAATTTTTGTATTAAATCTGATTTTTTTAATAAAGATGAAAAATATCAACAAGAATATTTAAAAGATTTTCAGTCATCTAGTACTTTTTTAAACGATTTTGGATTTCAATATTTTGGTCCCTTAGATGGACATGATATATTTCTGTTAATTGATGTTATCGGAAGATTAAATAGTCAAAAGTATACTAATTTGCTACATATAATTACTAAAAAAGGAAAAGGTTATTTGCCTTCTGAGTTAAATCCTATAAAATGGCACGCTGTATCAAATTTTGATATTAAAACTGGAAAGTTGTTTAAAAATAAAAGTAATATTCCTACTTATTCTGAAATTTTTGGAAATTGGTTATGTACTATGGCAAAAATGGACAAAAAGTTAATAGGAATTACGCCTGCTATGACTGAGGGTTCTGGAATGCTGAATTTTTCAAAATTTTTTCCAGAACAGTATTTTGATGTCGCAATATCAGAACAACATGCCGTAACTTTTTCTGCGGGTTTAGCAATTAGTGGATATAAACCTGTACTCGCCATTTATTCAACTTTTCTTCAAAGAGCTTATGATCAAGTGATACATGATGTAGCACTACAAAAATTACCAGTATTATTTGCAATTGACAGGGGGGGAATAGTAGGTCAAGATGGTGAAACTCATCAAGGAGTGTTTGATTTAACATATCTCAGATGTATACCAAATGTTATAATAATGACTCCTAGTGATGAAAATGAATGTTTACAAATGTTGTACACTGGATATTGTTATCGACATGGTCCTAGCGTAGTACGATATCCACGAGGTAGTGGCATTGGAACCTCTCTAAAATCAATGAAATCGATTCCTATCGGAAAAGGTATTTTAAAGAGATTGGGAAAAAAAATTGCTGTATTGAATTTTGGATCATTATGCATTTTTGCTGAACAAGTTGCAAAAAAAATGGATTTGACTTTAGTAGATATGCGTTTTGTAAAACCTCTAGATATTGAGTTAATTTTAAGTTTAACTAAACATCATAATTTCTTCGTAACGATAGAAGAAGGTATGATATCAGGTGGTGCTGGTAGTAGCATAAATGAGTTGTTCATGAATAAAAAGATTACTATTCCTATTTTAAATATTGGAATCCCCGATGTATTTGTACCGCATGGAAATCAGTCTGAGATCCGGCGCGAATATAAACTAGATGCAGATGGTATTTTAGAAAAAATTTTATTGTGGTTGGATACATAA
- a CDS encoding polyprenyl synthetase family protein, whose protein sequence is MDFLRFVNSKQKRINNFMLNLLEALPFQNTLLLDAMKYGVLSGGKRIRPILMYSLGEMFQIHVNIIDNLAASIEFMHAYSLIHDDLPSLDNDELRRGQDSCYKKFGESTAILAGNSLQCLAFNVLSRINTFQISNSNKIKMILELSNASGILGMCMGQFLDLQSKNKTITIRELEEIYWYKTGSLIDVSVRLVLISYCKNNDTIFSILSQYFKNISFAFQIKDDILDFKNDYNRMNDFKKLNISYQANTFPLIVGLKQSETKIKELYEKSLECLKILSNESIDIRLLKEFSHYIIIGNK, encoded by the coding sequence ATGGATTTTTTAAGATTTGTCAATTCAAAACAAAAACGTATTAATAATTTCATGCTTAATTTATTAGAAGCTTTGCCATTTCAAAATACGTTATTGTTAGATGCTATGAAATATGGAGTGTTATCTGGAGGAAAAAGAATTCGTCCTATATTAATGTATAGTTTAGGAGAAATGTTTCAAATTCATGTGAATATTATAGATAATCTTGCTGCGTCTATTGAATTTATGCATGCATATTCTTTAATACATGATGATTTGCCATCATTAGATAATGATGAATTAAGACGAGGGCAAGATTCTTGCTATAAAAAGTTTGGAGAGTCTACTGCTATATTAGCTGGAAATTCTTTGCAGTGTTTAGCTTTTAATGTTTTGTCTCGTATAAATACGTTTCAAATATCTAATAGTAATAAAATAAAAATGATTTTAGAATTATCTAATGCTTCTGGAATATTAGGTATGTGTATGGGTCAATTTCTTGATTTGCAATCGAAAAATAAAACTATTACAATTCGTGAATTAGAAGAAATATATTGGTATAAAACTGGATCTTTAATTGATGTTTCAGTAAGATTAGTTTTAATTTCTTATTGTAAAAATAACGATACAATTTTTTCGATATTATCACAATATTTTAAAAATATTAGTTTTGCTTTTCAAATTAAAGATGATATTCTTGATTTTAAAAATGATTACAATCGTATGAATGATTTCAAAAAATTGAATATTAGTTATCAGGCAAATACTTTTCCATTAATAGTAGGATTAAAACAATCTGAAACAAAAATAAAAGAGTTATATGAAAAATCATTAGAATGTTTAAAAATTTTATCTAACGAATCTATAGATATTCGGTTATTAAAAGAATTCTCACATTACATAATTATTGGTAATAAATAA